From one Bradyrhizobium sp. Ash2021 genomic stretch:
- the cysD gene encoding sulfate adenylyltransferase subunit CysD, with protein MDHLDELEAQSIYILREAFARLKKLALLWSLGKDSNVMIWLARKAFFGRVPFPALHVDTGKKFAEMYAFRDRFGKEWELDLKVEPCPPIDAVDPTLPPAARSAARKTEGLKLALTKYGFDGLIAGIRRDEEATRAKERVFSPRGLEGGWDVRDQPPEFWDHFNASPPTGAHLRIHPILHWTEADIWAYTKRENIPIIPLYLSQNGKRYRSLGDQDITNPVTSMASNIDEILTELDGTKVPERAGRALDHETEDAFERLRVAGYL; from the coding sequence ATGGACCACCTCGACGAACTCGAAGCGCAAAGCATCTACATCCTGCGCGAAGCGTTCGCGCGGCTGAAGAAGCTGGCGCTGCTGTGGTCGCTCGGCAAGGATTCCAACGTGATGATCTGGCTGGCGCGCAAGGCCTTCTTCGGCCGCGTGCCATTCCCGGCGTTGCACGTCGATACCGGCAAGAAATTTGCCGAGATGTATGCGTTCCGCGATCGTTTCGGCAAGGAGTGGGAGCTTGATCTCAAGGTCGAGCCCTGCCCGCCGATCGACGCCGTCGATCCGACCTTGCCGCCGGCCGCGCGATCCGCCGCGCGCAAGACCGAAGGTCTGAAGCTCGCGCTCACCAAATATGGCTTTGACGGATTGATCGCCGGCATTCGCCGCGATGAAGAAGCCACCCGCGCCAAAGAGCGCGTGTTCTCGCCGCGCGGCCTCGAAGGCGGATGGGACGTGCGCGATCAGCCGCCGGAATTCTGGGACCATTTCAACGCCTCGCCGCCTACAGGCGCGCATCTGCGCATTCACCCGATCCTGCATTGGACCGAGGCCGACATCTGGGCCTACACCAAGCGCGAGAACATTCCGATCATCCCGCTTTATTTGTCGCAAAACGGCAAGCGCTACCGCTCGCTCGGCGATCAGGACATCACCAATCCGGTGACGTCGATGGCTTCCAACATCGATGAGATCCTGACCGAGCTCGACGGCACCAAGGTGCCGGAGCGTGCCGGCCGCGCGCTCGATCATGAAACCGAAGACGCGTTCGAGCGGCTGCGTGTTGCCGGCTATCTCTGA
- the cysW gene encoding sulfate ABC transporter permease subunit CysW yields MTMQSGLATSPTQLRVYAPTADLDVASPPSREQERARAIVSPRDSRTEPGPVRFVIIALALTFLTVFVVLPLVVVFAQAFSKGISSYVAALTEPEALSAIRLTLLVAAISVGLNLVFGVIAAWAIAKFDFRGKTFLITLIDLPFSVSPVISGLVFVLLFGAQGYFGPWLQAHNIHVLFAVPGIALATVFVTFPFVARALIPLMQEQGTQEEEAAISLGASGLQTFFRVTLPNIKWGLLYGVLLCNARAMGEFGAVSVVSGHIRGETNTMPLLVEILYNEYQFVASFAIASLLAMLALITLVVKTVLERRLDEGQIPSDD; encoded by the coding sequence ATGACGATGCAATCCGGCCTGGCGACCTCACCCACGCAGTTGCGGGTCTACGCTCCGACAGCCGACCTTGATGTCGCTTCGCCGCCCTCGCGCGAGCAGGAGCGCGCGCGCGCGATCGTCTCACCGCGCGACTCGCGGACTGAGCCGGGTCCGGTCCGCTTCGTCATCATTGCGCTCGCGCTGACTTTCCTGACCGTGTTCGTCGTGCTGCCGCTGGTGGTCGTGTTCGCGCAGGCCTTCTCCAAAGGTATCTCTTCGTATGTCGCGGCGTTGACGGAACCGGAAGCGCTCTCGGCGATCAGGCTGACGCTGCTGGTGGCGGCGATTTCGGTCGGCCTCAATCTGGTGTTCGGCGTGATCGCGGCATGGGCGATCGCCAAATTCGACTTTCGCGGCAAGACCTTTCTGATCACGCTGATCGACCTGCCGTTCTCGGTCAGTCCGGTCATATCGGGTCTCGTGTTCGTGCTGCTGTTCGGCGCGCAGGGCTATTTCGGCCCTTGGCTACAGGCGCACAATATCCACGTGCTGTTCGCGGTGCCCGGCATTGCGCTGGCGACCGTCTTCGTGACGTTCCCGTTCGTCGCCCGCGCGCTGATCCCCTTGATGCAGGAGCAGGGCACGCAGGAGGAGGAAGCGGCGATTTCGCTCGGCGCGTCGGGCCTGCAGACCTTTTTCCGCGTCACGCTGCCCAATATCAAATGGGGTCTGCTGTATGGCGTCTTGCTGTGCAACGCGCGCGCGATGGGCGAGTTCGGCGCGGTGTCGGTGGTATCCGGCCATATCCGCGGCGAGACCAACACCATGCCGCTATTGGTCGAGATTCTCTACAATGAATATCAATTCGTGGCGTCGTTCGCGATCGCATCATTGCTGGCGATGCTGGCGTTGATCACGCTGGTGGTGAAAACCGTTCTCGAGCGGCGTCTGGACGAAGGGCAAATACCAAGTGACGATTGA
- a CDS encoding DUF934 domain-containing protein, whose protein sequence is MPLVKQGRITTDAFLHVPDGAELPGDGAILISAARFLEDPEALSRRTGTTGVIWPNNRDLDDLVPYLDRLAVVALVFPSFRDGRAYSQARLLRERHGYDGELRATGQVLRDQFVFMQRAGFDAFEVKKESDAEAFAATVKRYSVFYQPTGDGRVTALNRRMQSRHSESAGR, encoded by the coding sequence ATGCCACTCGTTAAGCAGGGAAGAATAACCACCGACGCTTTCCTCCACGTGCCCGACGGGGCCGAGCTGCCGGGCGATGGCGCGATCCTGATTTCGGCGGCGCGGTTTCTCGAGGATCCCGAAGCGTTGTCGCGGCGCACCGGCACGACCGGCGTGATCTGGCCGAACAACCGCGACCTCGACGATCTCGTGCCCTATCTGGATCGGCTGGCGGTGGTCGCGCTGGTATTTCCGAGTTTTCGCGACGGCCGCGCCTACAGCCAGGCGCGGTTGCTGCGCGAGCGCCACGGCTATGACGGCGAACTCCGCGCCACCGGCCAGGTGCTGCGCGACCAGTTCGTTTTCATGCAGCGCGCCGGCTTCGACGCGTTTGAGGTGAAGAAGGAAAGCGACGCGGAAGCGTTCGCCGCCACCGTGAAGCGCTATTCGGTGTTCTACCAGCCGACCGGCGACGGCCGCGTCACCGCGCTCAATCGGCGGATGCAGTCGCGTCATTCGGAGAGCGCCGGCCGGTGA
- a CDS encoding DUF2849 domain-containing protein: protein MTSPLEQKKIRITKPSMVTANRTWDGAVIYRTAAKGWSTDLSDAAIVRTADEARELLSESVADDVGAIGAYIAPVEVNDTGKIEPGNLREQIRSEGLTIDLPVPA, encoded by the coding sequence ATGACTTCTCCGCTCGAACAAAAGAAAATCAGAATAACCAAGCCCTCGATGGTAACCGCCAATCGTACCTGGGATGGCGCTGTGATCTATCGCACCGCTGCCAAGGGCTGGTCGACCGACTTGTCGGATGCCGCGATCGTCCGCACCGCCGACGAAGCGCGTGAGTTGCTCTCCGAATCCGTCGCCGATGACGTCGGCGCGATCGGCGCCTATATCGCGCCGGTCGAGGTCAACGACACCGGCAAGATCGAGCCCGGCAATCTCCGCGAACAAATCCGGTCGGAAGGCCTCACCATCGATCTTCCGGTTCCGGCGTAA
- a CDS encoding nitrite/sulfite reductase, protein MYAYDELDRTLINERVSEFRDQVKRRLSGELTEDEFKMLRLQNGVYLQLHAYMFRVAIPYGTLSSKQLRRLAHVARRYDRGYGHFTTRQNIQYNWIKLAELPDALSDLAEVGIHAMQTSGNNTRNVTSDQWAGVAPGEIEDPRIWSELLRQYTTLHPEFSFLPRKFKFAITASEHDRAAIKIHDIGLRLIKNADGETGFEVLVGGGLGRTPFIGKTIKPFVHGRDLLSYVEAILRVYNQYGRRDNIYKARIKILVHELGIEKFAKEVEEEWQQLRDSALTLDHADIEEIRSRFSYPAYEKLPHMPDELKQAAHDPLFERWRKNSVFPHKVQGYSIVTLSLKPVGGPPGDATADQMDAIADLADRYSFGEIRVGHEQNLALPHVAKRDLPVLWKALDKIGVATPNVNLVTDIIACPGLDYCSLANARSIPIAQELTRRFSNHDTANLIGRLHINISGCINACGHHHVGHIGILGVEKNGEEFYQITIGGRADENAEMGTLIGPAVPYAEVADVIEDIVEAYLALRDRAEELFVDTVKRLGVEPFRERVYATR, encoded by the coding sequence ATGTACGCATATGACGAACTCGACCGCACCCTCATCAATGAGCGGGTCTCCGAATTCCGCGATCAGGTGAAGCGGCGCCTCTCGGGCGAACTGACCGAAGACGAATTCAAGATGCTGCGGCTGCAGAACGGCGTCTATCTGCAACTGCACGCCTATATGTTCCGCGTCGCGATTCCCTACGGCACGCTGTCATCGAAGCAGTTGCGGCGGCTGGCTCATGTCGCGCGCCGCTACGACCGCGGCTACGGCCATTTCACGACCCGGCAGAACATCCAGTACAACTGGATCAAGCTCGCCGAATTGCCGGACGCGCTGTCCGATCTGGCCGAAGTCGGCATCCACGCGATGCAGACCTCGGGCAACAACACCCGCAATGTCACCTCGGACCAGTGGGCCGGCGTGGCGCCCGGCGAGATCGAGGATCCCCGCATCTGGTCGGAGCTTTTGCGGCAATACACCACGCTGCATCCGGAGTTTTCGTTCCTGCCGCGCAAGTTCAAATTCGCGATCACCGCCTCCGAACACGATCGCGCGGCGATCAAGATCCACGATATCGGCCTGCGTCTGATCAAGAATGCCGACGGCGAGACCGGCTTTGAAGTGCTGGTCGGCGGCGGGCTCGGCCGCACGCCCTTTATCGGCAAGACCATCAAGCCGTTCGTTCACGGCCGCGATCTCCTGAGCTATGTCGAGGCGATCCTGCGAGTCTACAACCAGTACGGCCGCCGCGACAATATCTACAAGGCGCGCATCAAGATCCTGGTGCACGAGCTCGGCATCGAGAAGTTCGCCAAGGAGGTCGAGGAAGAGTGGCAGCAGCTGCGCGACAGCGCGCTGACGCTGGATCACGCCGACATCGAGGAAATCCGCTCGCGCTTCTCCTATCCCGCCTATGAGAAGCTGCCGCATATGCCGGACGAGCTGAAGCAGGCGGCGCACGATCCGCTGTTCGAACGCTGGCGCAAGAATTCGGTGTTTCCGCACAAGGTGCAGGGCTATTCGATCGTGACGCTGTCGCTGAAGCCGGTGGGCGGCCCGCCCGGCGATGCCACCGCCGACCAGATGGACGCGATCGCCGATCTCGCCGACAGATACTCGTTTGGCGAAATCCGCGTCGGTCACGAGCAGAACCTGGCACTGCCCCATGTCGCCAAGCGCGATCTGCCGGTGCTCTGGAAAGCGCTCGACAAGATCGGCGTCGCGACGCCGAACGTCAATCTGGTCACCGATATCATCGCCTGTCCGGGCCTGGACTATTGCTCGCTGGCCAATGCGCGCTCGATCCCGATCGCACAGGAACTGACCCGCCGTTTTTCCAATCACGACACCGCCAACCTGATCGGCCGGCTGCACATCAACATCTCCGGCTGCATCAATGCCTGCGGCCATCACCATGTCGGCCACATCGGCATTCTCGGCGTCGAGAAGAACGGCGAGGAATTTTACCAGATCACGATCGGCGGCCGTGCCGACGAAAACGCGGAGATGGGCACCTTGATCGGGCCCGCGGTGCCCTATGCCGAGGTCGCCGACGTGATCGAAGATATTGTCGAAGCCTATCTGGCGCTGCGCGACCGTGCGGAAGAACTCTTCGTCGACACGGTGAAGCGGCTCGGCGTCGAACCATTCAGGGAGCGGGTCTATGCCACTCGTTAA
- a CDS encoding sulfate ABC transporter ATP-binding protein — MTIEVKNIVKKFGAFAALDNVDLKVGDGELLALLGPSGSGKTTLLRIIAGLDWPDAGEVSIGGEDALARGASERQVGFVFQHYALFRHMTVFENVAFGLRVQPRANRKDEATIRARVKELLDLVQLDWLANRYPSQLSGGQRQRIALARALAIEPRILLLDEPFGALDAKVRKELRQWLRSLHSEIHVTSIFVTHDQEEALEVANRVVVMDKGRIEQIGTPGDVYDNPATAFVHGFIGESIVLPVDVSGGSVRLGGRPLNIAANGAASGASNLFVRRHDMQIGPAGSGALEGAVRHVRSFGPIQRAEVALSGGEGKTVIEIDAPRDRELQAGEIVGLQPRRYRIFAAQG, encoded by the coding sequence GTGACGATTGAAGTCAAAAACATCGTAAAGAAATTTGGCGCTTTCGCCGCCCTCGACAATGTCGACCTGAAAGTCGGCGACGGCGAATTGCTGGCGCTGCTCGGTCCCTCCGGCTCGGGCAAGACCACGCTGCTGCGGATCATCGCCGGGCTGGACTGGCCTGATGCCGGCGAAGTGTCGATCGGCGGTGAAGACGCGCTGGCGCGTGGCGCGAGCGAGCGTCAGGTCGGATTCGTGTTCCAGCATTACGCGCTGTTCCGCCACATGACGGTGTTCGAGAACGTCGCCTTTGGCTTGCGGGTCCAGCCGCGCGCCAACCGCAAGGACGAAGCCACGATCCGCGCCCGCGTCAAGGAGCTGCTCGATCTCGTGCAACTCGACTGGCTGGCCAATCGCTATCCCAGCCAATTGTCCGGCGGCCAGCGCCAGCGCATCGCGCTGGCCCGCGCGCTCGCGATCGAGCCACGCATCCTTCTGCTCGACGAGCCGTTCGGTGCGCTCGATGCCAAGGTGCGTAAAGAGCTGCGGCAATGGCTGCGCTCGCTGCATTCCGAAATCCACGTGACCTCGATTTTCGTCACCCATGACCAGGAAGAGGCGCTCGAGGTCGCCAACCGTGTCGTGGTCATGGACAAGGGTCGTATTGAGCAGATCGGCACGCCCGGCGACGTCTACGACAATCCGGCCACCGCCTTCGTGCACGGCTTCATCGGCGAGTCCATCGTGCTGCCGGTCGATGTCAGCGGCGGTTCAGTGCGGCTCGGCGGCAGGCCCTTGAACATCGCCGCCAATGGGGCGGCATCCGGCGCCTCGAACCTCTTCGTCCGCCGCCATGACATGCAGATCGGCCCGGCCGGATCCGGTGCGCTGGAGGGGGCCGTGCGCCATGTCCGCTCGTTCGGCCCGATCCAGCGGGCGGAAGTCGCGCTCTCGGGCGGCGAAGGCAAAACCGTGATCGAGATCGACGCCCCCCGGGACCGGGAACTGCAGGCCGGGGAAATCGTCGGCCTGCAGCCCCGGCGCTACCGGATTTTTGCGGCGCAGGGCTGA
- the cysT gene encoding sulfate ABC transporter permease subunit CysT: MGLTLTWLSIIILIPLAGLFLKTFELSFDQFWGIVTSRRTLNALKISFGLSFAAALVNLVMGTVIVWALVRYRFPGRRLFDAIVDIPFALPTAVAGVALTSLFAQKGWLGAPLAELGIKVAFTPIGIFIAMIFIGIPFVVRTVQPVLLDLDVEIEEAAASLGANRWHTVFRVILPSLIPALLTGFALAFARAVGEYGSVIFIAGNLPNVSEIAPLLIVIRLSEFRYADATSIAVVMLVASFLIIFAVNRLQRWAQTRIPAH, translated from the coding sequence ATGGGGCTGACCCTGACATGGCTCTCCATCATCATCTTGATTCCGCTGGCCGGTCTGTTCCTCAAGACGTTCGAGCTCAGCTTTGACCAGTTCTGGGGCATCGTCACCAGCCGCCGCACGCTCAATGCGCTGAAGATTTCGTTCGGCCTCTCCTTTGCCGCGGCGCTGGTCAACCTGGTGATGGGCACGGTCATCGTCTGGGCGCTGGTACGCTATCGGTTTCCCGGCCGGCGGCTGTTCGACGCCATCGTCGATATTCCCTTTGCACTGCCGACCGCGGTGGCCGGTGTCGCGCTGACCTCATTGTTCGCGCAAAAGGGCTGGTTGGGCGCGCCGCTGGCCGAACTCGGCATCAAGGTCGCGTTCACGCCGATCGGGATTTTCATCGCGATGATCTTCATCGGCATCCCCTTCGTGGTGCGGACGGTCCAGCCGGTGCTGCTCGATCTCGACGTTGAAATAGAGGAAGCCGCCGCAAGCCTTGGGGCCAATCGCTGGCACACCGTGTTCCGGGTGATCCTGCCGAGCCTGATCCCGGCGCTCTTGACCGGATTTGCGCTGGCGTTCGCGCGCGCCGTCGGCGAATACGGCTCCGTCATCTTCATCGCCGGCAATCTGCCGAACGTCTCGGAAATCGCGCCGCTGCTGATCGTGATCCGGCTGTCCGAATTCCGCTATGCCGACGCCACCTCGATCGCCGTCGTCATGCTGGTCGCGTCGTTCCTGATCATCTTCGCAGTCAATCGCCTGCAGCGCTGGGCGCAAACCCGAATCCCCGCGCATTGA
- a CDS encoding phosphoadenylyl-sulfate reductase produces the protein MSVFAAEALSERTVQLPPADTLDRALRAASPAEVIETALKTVGREHLALVSSFGTESAALLKVMADVDPAIPVVFLDTGWLFEETLAYRDTLIAKLGLRDVRSIKPLEETLSREDPDRELWFSDPDACCRIRKVEPLARALKPFSAWINGRKRFQGGARAEIPVVEDDGARLKFNPFANVSREEIEAIYRLAKLPQHPLVASGYLSVGCMPCSSRTAPGEDERAGRWRGRAKTECGIHTTKTS, from the coding sequence GTGAGTGTATTCGCAGCAGAAGCTTTATCGGAACGGACCGTCCAGTTGCCGCCGGCCGACACGCTCGACCGTGCGTTGCGCGCGGCCTCGCCTGCGGAAGTCATTGAGACGGCGCTGAAGACGGTCGGGCGCGAGCATCTCGCGCTGGTCTCGTCGTTCGGCACGGAATCGGCGGCGCTGCTCAAGGTGATGGCGGACGTCGATCCAGCCATCCCCGTGGTATTCCTCGATACCGGCTGGCTGTTCGAGGAGACGCTGGCCTATCGCGACACGCTGATCGCCAAGCTCGGCTTGCGCGACGTCCGTTCGATCAAGCCTCTGGAAGAGACGCTGTCGCGTGAGGATCCCGACCGCGAATTGTGGTTCTCCGATCCCGATGCCTGCTGCCGGATCCGCAAGGTGGAGCCGCTGGCACGTGCGTTAAAACCGTTCTCGGCGTGGATCAACGGGCGGAAGCGCTTTCAGGGCGGTGCCCGCGCCGAGATTCCCGTCGTCGAGGACGACGGCGCGCGGCTGAAGTTCAATCCGTTCGCGAATGTTTCGCGGGAGGAAATCGAGGCGATCTACCGGCTCGCAAAATTGCCGCAGCATCCACTTGTCGCATCCGGTTATCTCTCGGTTGGGTGTATGCCTTGCAGCAGCCGGACCGCGCCTGGCGAAGATGAGCGCGCGGGCCGTTGGCGCGGCCGAGCCAAGACGGAATGCGGCATCCATACGACCAAGACTTCGTAG
- a CDS encoding sulfate ABC transporter substrate-binding protein: MFRRILPIVAGLVWAGSALAADVTLLNVSYDPTRELYVDFNKAFAAAYSKETGRSVEIKQSHGGSGSQARAVIDGLPADIVTLALAYDIDAIAAKGLIAADWQKRLPLNASPYTSTIVFLVRKGNPKAIKDWDDLIKPGVEVITPNPKTSGGARWNYLAAWGYALKKFGSADKARQFVGDLYKNVPVLDTGARGSTVTFVERGVGDVLLAWENEAFLAQREFGKDKFEIVSPPLSILAEPPLAVVDKVADKKGTRAVAEAYLRYWYTKQGQEIAARNSYRPRDPEIGKEYEKSIAKVELFTIDDVFGGWAKAQKDHFGEGGIFDQIYKN; this comes from the coding sequence ATGTTCCGTCGTATTCTGCCCATCGTCGCGGGCCTGGTCTGGGCCGGCTCGGCGCTCGCCGCTGACGTAACGCTGCTCAACGTGTCCTACGATCCGACGCGCGAGCTCTATGTCGATTTCAACAAGGCGTTCGCCGCCGCCTACAGTAAGGAAACCGGCAGGAGCGTCGAGATCAAGCAGTCGCATGGCGGTTCCGGTTCGCAGGCGCGCGCCGTGATCGACGGGCTGCCGGCGGATATCGTCACGCTGGCGCTGGCCTATGACATCGACGCCATTGCGGCAAAAGGTCTCATCGCCGCCGACTGGCAGAAACGGTTGCCGCTCAACGCCTCGCCCTACACCTCGACGATCGTGTTCCTGGTGCGCAAGGGCAATCCCAAAGCCATCAAGGATTGGGACGATTTGATCAAACCCGGTGTCGAGGTGATCACGCCGAACCCGAAAACCTCCGGCGGCGCGCGCTGGAACTATCTCGCCGCCTGGGGCTATGCGCTGAAGAAATTCGGTTCCGCCGACAAGGCGAGGCAATTCGTCGGCGATCTCTACAAGAACGTTCCGGTGCTCGATACCGGCGCGCGCGGCTCGACGGTGACATTCGTCGAGCGCGGCGTCGGCGACGTGCTGCTGGCGTGGGAGAACGAGGCGTTCCTGGCGCAGCGCGAATTCGGCAAGGACAAATTCGAGATCGTGTCGCCGCCGCTTTCGATCCTTGCAGAACCGCCGCTGGCGGTGGTCGACAAGGTTGCCGATAAGAAGGGCACCCGCGCCGTCGCCGAGGCTTACCTGCGGTATTGGTACACCAAGCAAGGTCAGGAAATTGCCGCGCGCAATTCCTATCGCCCGCGCGATCCGGAGATTGGCAAGGAATACGAAAAATCGATTGCCAAGGTCGAACTTTTTACCATCGACGACGTTTTCGGTGGTTGGGCCAAGGCGCAGAAGGATCACTTCGGCGAAGGCGGCATTTTCGATCAGATCTACAAGAACTGA
- the cysG gene encoding siroheme synthase CysG: protein MRFLPVFLDLQSGKVLLVGAGDLARAKLRLLTAAGARVRWFATDGHHDVSGLDDADVARIELAHGDPLAADLSGVIAILCAGAGDIGVAMSVRAKAVGLPVNVMDDLVHSTFIFPAIVDRGDVIVAVGTGGASPVVARRVRERIEAMLPARIGDLASLIGDFRKSISARIPEFALRRRFWERVIDGPIGALVLDGRKAEAATALQEIADPSAFAGAQAQGKVEGRVTLVGAGPGDPDLLTIKALRALQDADIVFYDELVSSEILDRARRDAARVAVGRRVGKPGIGLDAVNKLLIDAARSGQRAVRLKGGDPFIFGRGGEEIEALRKAGVAYSVVPGITAGLGAAAQFEAPLTYRHEALRITFLTAHKARDAETVDWSALTDTRMTVVVYMGMTATPSVRAGLLAAGRSPQTPVGVFGRVTRPDAQAAVGTLEQLPDLVKKIDGGPAILIIGDVVAHSAPWRQFNPSQMISKLVDAAE from the coding sequence ATGCGATTCCTGCCCGTGTTTCTCGATCTGCAAAGCGGCAAGGTGCTGCTCGTCGGAGCCGGCGACCTCGCGCGCGCAAAGTTGCGGTTGCTGACGGCCGCCGGCGCTCGGGTTCGCTGGTTTGCGACCGACGGTCATCATGATGTAAGCGGCCTCGATGACGCCGATGTGGCACGGATCGAACTGGCTCACGGCGATCCCTTGGCTGCCGACCTCTCAGGCGTGATCGCGATCCTCTGTGCGGGCGCCGGCGACATCGGCGTTGCGATGTCGGTGCGCGCGAAAGCCGTCGGGCTTCCCGTCAACGTGATGGACGATCTTGTCCATTCCACTTTCATTTTTCCCGCCATCGTCGATCGCGGCGACGTCATCGTGGCCGTCGGTACCGGTGGCGCGTCGCCCGTGGTTGCACGCCGCGTGCGCGAACGCATCGAGGCGATGCTGCCGGCGAGAATTGGCGATCTCGCCAGCTTGATCGGCGACTTCCGCAAATCGATCAGCGCGCGCATTCCCGAATTTGCGCTGCGCCGCCGGTTTTGGGAGCGCGTGATCGATGGTCCGATCGGCGCGCTGGTGCTGGACGGGCGCAAGGCCGAGGCTGCAACTGCGCTGCAGGAGATTGCCGATCCTTCCGCTTTTGCTGGCGCGCAGGCGCAAGGCAAGGTCGAGGGCAGGGTCACGCTGGTCGGAGCCGGGCCGGGCGACCCGGATCTTCTCACCATCAAGGCGTTGCGTGCGCTGCAGGACGCCGACATTGTCTTTTACGACGAGCTGGTCTCATCCGAAATTCTCGATCGCGCGCGCCGCGATGCTGCGCGCGTCGCGGTCGGCCGCCGCGTCGGCAAGCCCGGCATCGGCCTGGATGCGGTCAACAAATTGCTGATCGACGCTGCCCGGTCAGGGCAGCGCGCGGTGCGGCTCAAGGGCGGTGACCCCTTCATCTTCGGCCGCGGCGGCGAGGAAATCGAAGCGCTGCGCAAGGCCGGCGTCGCCTATTCGGTGGTGCCGGGCATTACCGCCGGCCTCGGCGCCGCCGCGCAATTCGAAGCGCCGTTGACCTATCGGCACGAGGCGCTGCGTATCACCTTCCTCACCGCGCACAAGGCGAGGGATGCCGAAACCGTCGACTGGTCGGCGCTGACGGACACCAGGATGACGGTCGTCGTCTACATGGGCATGACCGCGACGCCATCGGTCCGCGCCGGCCTGTTGGCCGCAGGACGATCGCCGCAGACGCCCGTCGGCGTATTCGGCCGGGTGACGCGGCCGGATGCGCAGGCCGCTGTCGGTACGCTGGAGCAACTGCCTGACCTGGTCAAAAAGATCGATGGCGGCCCTGCCATTCTCATTATCGGCGACGTGGTCGCGCATTCCGCACCATGGCGTCAGTTCAACCCAAGCCAAATGATCTCCAAACTGGTGGATGCTGCCGAATGA